In a single window of the Spirochaeta isovalerica genome:
- a CDS encoding MGH1-like glycoside hydrolase domain-containing protein, translated as MLKKQFPKVHYYDQDFVDIYNRTWAWTQDVWKKGTPENGFGSTYMSHQDDSVINQFDTCFSSFFLVYSNKVYDPAKQLDIFYSKQEENGAIRSMYSIDDGKPVFTEGNPESVMPPLFAWAEYNIFHKVGQKKRIKEIMPALEQYYDWLESEFMDDSGMYSVPLEATTMINSPRDKMYYPVDFNSQQALNSLYMSALGDILNDKDLSFRYKRKYFALKTRINSQMWDDVTGLYLDLDKNRERIQVKTIASFWPLLAEIPNEEKLEQLIAHLKNPDTFGTDNPFPSLAADEPAFSENGEGYRGSVFPVFTFMVIKGLEKYGQYDLARECSIRHMYYILDTFHPESGKKGSLWEAYKPMKDGPAIWTGKEDFNRELFIPAAALSTLSLMIENVVGLFISLPRKTVDWIIPTLELMGIEDLSLKRNYITILSNKSSRGWEIRLESEKLYYFTIDLIGSKKKTLPIPSGKCSMLIEKL; from the coding sequence GTGTTAAAAAAGCAGTTTCCCAAAGTTCATTACTACGATCAGGACTTTGTCGATATATATAACAGAACATGGGCATGGACACAGGATGTATGGAAAAAAGGTACTCCCGAAAACGGTTTCGGAAGTACTTATATGTCGCATCAGGACGATTCCGTCATCAATCAATTCGATACCTGTTTTTCATCTTTTTTTCTGGTATACAGCAATAAAGTTTATGATCCCGCCAAACAGCTGGATATTTTTTATTCAAAACAGGAAGAAAACGGCGCCATAAGAAGCATGTACTCAATAGACGACGGTAAACCTGTTTTTACTGAAGGAAACCCCGAGTCTGTCATGCCTCCCCTTTTCGCCTGGGCCGAGTACAATATCTTTCACAAAGTCGGACAGAAAAAACGAATTAAAGAAATCATGCCTGCGCTCGAACAGTACTATGACTGGCTTGAAAGCGAATTCATGGATGATTCGGGTATGTATTCCGTGCCTCTCGAGGCGACAACCATGATTAATTCACCAAGAGACAAGATGTATTATCCCGTTGATTTTAACAGCCAGCAGGCTCTCAACAGTCTATACATGTCAGCACTTGGCGATATATTGAATGACAAGGATCTGAGTTTCCGTTATAAAAGAAAATATTTTGCCTTGAAAACCCGTATCAATTCACAGATGTGGGACGATGTAACCGGCCTCTATCTCGATCTGGATAAAAACAGAGAAAGAATTCAGGTAAAAACCATTGCTTCATTCTGGCCTTTACTTGCAGAGATACCCAATGAAGAAAAACTTGAACAGCTGATAGCCCATCTGAAAAACCCGGACACTTTCGGTACTGATAATCCATTCCCCTCACTGGCAGCTGACGAACCCGCTTTTTCTGAAAACGGAGAAGGTTACAGAGGTTCAGTTTTTCCGGTATTCACATTTATGGTTATCAAAGGTCTGGAAAAGTACGGTCAATACGATCTGGCAAGGGAATGCTCAATCCGTCATATGTATTATATACTCGATACCTTTCACCCTGAAAGCGGAAAAAAGGGGTCCCTCTGGGAAGCCTACAAGCCCATGAAAGACGGTCCGGCTATCTGGACAGGTAAAGAAGATTTTAACAGGGAACTCTTCATTCCTGCTGCTGCACTCTCCACTCTCTCTTTAATGATAGAGAATGTTGTGGGGCTGTTTATTTCTCTACCGAGGAAAACAGTAGACTGGATCATTCCCACACTGGAATTAATGGGTATTGAAGATCTTTCCTTGAAAAGAAATTACATTACCATATTGAGTAATAAGAGTTCGAGAGGATGGGAAATCAGACTCGAATCTGAAAAGCTATACTATTTTACAATTGATTTGATCGGAAGCAAGAAGAAAACGCTTCCCATTCCTTCGGGAAAATGTTCCATGCTGATCGAAAAGCTTTAA
- the recR gene encoding recombination mediator RecR — protein sequence MDSLDLLIKNLSKLPGVGKKSASRIAYYLLGSQRGFNETLGLEIMEIQDRIHPCPECGNYTEDDICHICSSLSRDRSILCVVEQPQDVLTIDSTGEFHGLFHVINGVLSPLDGIGPEELQLGRLAERVKKNSIEEIIIATNPTLEGDSTALFIAQMFKESAISITRIASGIPVGGDFEYADKLSISRAFKGRREL from the coding sequence ATGGACAGTCTCGATCTTCTCATTAAAAACCTTTCAAAGCTTCCCGGGGTTGGAAAGAAAAGCGCTTCCAGAATCGCTTATTATCTGCTTGGAAGTCAGAGGGGTTTCAATGAAACGCTTGGGCTTGAGATTATGGAGATTCAGGATAGAATACATCCCTGCCCCGAATGCGGCAATTATACAGAAGATGATATATGTCACATATGCAGCTCACTCTCTCGTGACAGATCGATACTCTGTGTCGTAGAACAGCCCCAGGATGTTCTGACTATTGATTCAACCGGTGAATTCCATGGGCTGTTTCACGTTATCAATGGCGTCCTGTCTCCTTTAGATGGCATAGGTCCGGAAGAACTGCAACTGGGAAGACTGGCGGAGAGAGTCAAGAAAAATAGTATAGAGGAAATCATCATCGCCACAAACCCTACGCTTGAAGGGGATTCAACGGCTTTATTTATTGCACAGATGTTTAAGGAAAGCGCGATAAGCATAACGAGGATCGCTTCAGGGATTCCGGTCGGTGGTGATTTTGAATACGCCGATAAATTGAGTATCAGTAGAGCCTTTAAGGGCAGGCGGGAATTATAA
- a CDS encoding YbaB/EbfC family nucleoid-associated protein, which produces MNFNPMDFMKNLQDVQSKMGDMQEKLKNITASGNAGGNLVEVVINGQMEVQSVKLDPLCVDPRDITMLEDLIKSAFVAASINIKEKIKTEMAGDLNIPPGMAGF; this is translated from the coding sequence ATGAATTTCAATCCAATGGATTTTATGAAAAATCTTCAGGACGTGCAGTCTAAAATGGGAGATATGCAGGAGAAACTGAAGAATATAACGGCCAGTGGTAATGCCGGCGGAAATCTTGTGGAAGTCGTTATCAACGGACAGATGGAAGTACAGTCGGTTAAACTCGATCCTCTCTGCGTGGATCCCCGCGACATTACGATGCTTGAAGATCTGATAAAGTCAGCTTTTGTGGCTGCCAGTATAAATATAAAAGAAAAAATAAAAACGGAAATGGCGGGAGACCTCAACATACCTCCAGGAATGGCCGGTTTCTGA
- the dnaX gene encoding DNA polymerase III subunit gamma/tau: MAYEVTASRKRPQKLDELSGQEFVAATLRRSIETERIAHAYLFSGPRGVGKTSSARILAKSLNCLNGPTADPCGTCTNCKEIAQGNSLDVIEIDGASNTGVNDIREIKDEVLFAPSNSKFKIYIIDEVHMLSNSAFNALLKTIEEPPPYIVFIFATTEIHKVPATIKSRCQQFNFRLISTDVIKELLASISDESGLKYEDDALFWIAKEATGSLRDAYTLYDQVVSFSEGELTLEKIREKLGLVGLDQMNELAELMADGKAADVIEYGETILNTGVAIEQFVIDLSEYFRHILFIKHNIRKESLLGFNIERFSRKVIDSFSVQQLEYAVDLTFQLYRDIRYSLNQRFELDILLSKMSSLAVYISPEAIMNNIGMLRNELVTGSISPGSGTSVTPTAPVKQSVIEETGFEKPQDSGQAASEFFSKFRKNESPSVPVQERIVAQPEEEPAGEPELSSVELKNRLLKHLKSANMSLYAALSKAQRWELNDKILTLTFRSLFESSFVNRESSFIIDEMKKLFDKDIRIETVSNVEEQEKKEESDPQIDLVKSVFRGQLIRGE; encoded by the coding sequence ATGGCATACGAAGTAACAGCTAGCAGAAAGAGACCTCAGAAGCTGGACGAACTCTCCGGTCAGGAATTTGTCGCGGCGACACTGAGACGTTCCATCGAAACAGAGAGAATAGCCCACGCCTATCTCTTTTCCGGGCCCAGAGGGGTAGGTAAAACCTCATCAGCGCGGATACTCGCAAAATCTTTAAATTGTCTGAACGGTCCGACGGCGGATCCCTGCGGTACATGTACGAACTGCAAAGAAATTGCTCAGGGCAATTCCCTTGACGTCATAGAGATCGACGGTGCGTCGAATACGGGCGTCAACGATATTCGCGAGATCAAAGATGAAGTTCTTTTTGCTCCCAGCAATTCCAAATTTAAGATTTATATTATCGATGAGGTCCACATGCTTTCAAACAGTGCTTTTAACGCGCTGTTGAAAACTATTGAAGAACCACCCCCCTATATTGTATTCATCTTCGCCACTACGGAAATTCATAAAGTGCCGGCGACAATAAAATCCCGCTGCCAGCAGTTTAATTTCCGTCTTATATCCACTGATGTCATTAAAGAGCTTCTGGCATCGATATCCGATGAATCCGGGTTGAAATATGAAGATGACGCGCTCTTCTGGATTGCCAAAGAGGCAACGGGATCGCTTCGCGATGCCTATACTTTGTACGATCAGGTCGTTTCGTTCTCCGAAGGTGAACTGACTCTTGAGAAAATACGCGAGAAGCTGGGTCTGGTCGGTCTCGATCAGATGAATGAGCTTGCCGAACTTATGGCCGACGGGAAAGCGGCGGATGTCATTGAATATGGAGAAACGATTCTCAACACAGGTGTTGCCATCGAACAGTTTGTAATAGATCTTTCGGAATATTTCCGTCATATACTTTTTATCAAGCACAATATTCGCAAGGAATCACTACTCGGTTTCAATATCGAAAGGTTTTCCCGGAAAGTTATTGATTCCTTTTCGGTGCAGCAGCTCGAATATGCCGTAGACTTGACTTTTCAACTTTACAGAGATATTCGCTATTCTCTGAATCAGCGTTTTGAACTCGATATCCTTTTAAGCAAAATGTCATCGCTTGCGGTATACATCAGTCCTGAAGCGATAATGAATAATATCGGTATGCTGAGAAATGAACTTGTTACAGGTAGCATCTCTCCCGGGTCAGGTACGTCAGTAACGCCGACAGCTCCGGTAAAGCAATCGGTAATTGAGGAAACGGGCTTTGAGAAACCGCAGGACAGCGGCCAGGCGGCCAGTGAGTTTTTCAGTAAGTTCAGAAAAAATGAAAGCCCCTCCGTTCCGGTACAGGAAAGGATCGTTGCTCAGCCGGAAGAAGAGCCTGCCGGGGAACCGGAACTCAGTTCGGTCGAATTGAAAAACAGATTATTGAAACACTTGAAATCAGCAAATATGTCTCTTTACGCCGCTTTGAGCAAAGCTCAGAGATGGGAGCTGAACGATAAAATTCTGACTTTGACTTTCCGGTCGCTTTTTGAATCCTCTTTTGTTAACCGGGAATCGAGTTTCATTATCGATGAGATGAAAAAGCTTTTCGATAAAGACATCAGAATTGAAACGGTAAGCAACGTGGAAGAGCAGGAAAAGAAAGAGGAATCAGATCCCCAGATCGATCTTGTCAAATCAGTATTCAGGGGACAACTGATCAGAGGTGAATAA
- a CDS encoding DUF4954 family protein — protein sequence MNDIKMVQLKSLGFNFTDKKYLPENADEFTIRFRQAPAREYRQLSHDEIGILKSRGNTADNWNNILVTENFSPNRVINNKFYGLNRIGDIDDVYLDFHDLHQPAGIYDSTIVSCDIGSNAALSNVNYISHYIVGDGAIILNVNEMLTTDHAKFGNGIVKDGEDESVRIEIELSNENGNRAVLPFDTMISGDAWLWSKFRDDRALMNRLKEITQNSFDSSRAYYGTIGEFTVIKNCRIIKDVKVGSHAYIKGCNKLKNLTVNSSLKSSTQLGEGIELVNGIVGYGCRAFYGVKAIRFIMSDYSTLKYGARLINSFLGSNSTISCCEVLNSLIFPGHEQHHNNSFLCAATLGGQSNIASGATIGSNHNSRANDGEIQASRGFWPGLCTSLKHNSKFSSFNLLAKGSYPSEINNPLPFSLLSNNETKGHLQIIPAYWFQYNLYALARNSWKYSVRDQRVVKQLNLKFDYLAPDTANEIVEALSYLKKIVTETDAFKDSKFTDEEEYLLANPQLTIDVNTIENNRRSTQILKCGKAYKIYKEFLLFYLLRNTITYCETFNVSLSALWEEYQDSEIDKWSSLGGQLIREKDLDDLKTRIKNGELKTWDDIHQKYNDYSSLYEKSKLQHGLSLFKRYFKSLNMEDYIDSFIQTCRYISEKTYESRAKDYTNPFRLSTYDNREEMEEVVGKLEDNSFIIQIEDEMNELIKLAEKHLRRS from the coding sequence ATGAATGATATAAAAATGGTCCAGCTCAAGAGTCTAGGTTTTAATTTCACTGATAAAAAATATCTGCCTGAAAACGCCGATGAGTTCACAATCCGCTTCAGACAGGCTCCTGCACGGGAGTACAGACAATTATCTCACGATGAAATAGGTATTTTAAAAAGTCGAGGCAACACAGCCGACAACTGGAACAATATTCTGGTAACGGAAAATTTCAGCCCGAACAGGGTTATCAATAATAAATTCTACGGATTAAACCGAATCGGTGATATCGATGACGTCTATCTCGATTTCCATGATCTGCACCAGCCCGCGGGTATCTATGACAGTACGATTGTATCTTGCGATATCGGCTCCAATGCGGCTCTCAGCAATGTAAACTATATATCCCATTATATTGTCGGAGACGGTGCTATCATACTCAACGTCAATGAAATGCTGACTACCGATCATGCCAAATTCGGTAACGGTATCGTAAAAGACGGAGAAGATGAAAGCGTCAGAATCGAAATTGAGTTGAGCAATGAAAACGGCAACAGGGCTGTTCTCCCCTTCGATACAATGATCTCCGGAGACGCCTGGCTCTGGTCTAAATTCCGCGATGACAGAGCTCTGATGAACAGGCTCAAAGAGATAACGCAAAATTCTTTTGATTCTTCCAGAGCCTATTACGGAACAATCGGTGAATTTACGGTTATAAAGAACTGCCGGATTATTAAAGATGTTAAAGTCGGAAGCCACGCCTATATCAAGGGATGCAATAAACTGAAAAACCTTACGGTTAACAGCAGTCTTAAATCATCAACACAGCTTGGAGAAGGCATTGAATTGGTCAATGGAATAGTAGGGTACGGATGCCGGGCATTTTATGGTGTAAAAGCCATTCGGTTTATTATGTCCGATTATTCAACACTGAAATACGGAGCCAGGCTGATAAACTCGTTCCTCGGTTCTAATTCAACGATATCCTGTTGCGAAGTTCTCAATTCCCTTATTTTCCCAGGTCATGAACAACACCACAACAATTCCTTCCTCTGTGCAGCCACATTGGGGGGTCAGAGCAATATTGCTTCCGGCGCCACTATTGGTTCCAATCACAATTCGCGAGCCAATGACGGCGAAATACAGGCCTCAAGGGGATTCTGGCCGGGCCTTTGCACAAGTCTGAAACATAACTCCAAATTTTCTTCCTTTAATCTGCTGGCGAAAGGATCCTATCCTTCGGAAATAAATAATCCCCTCCCTTTTTCTCTTCTTTCCAATAACGAAACAAAAGGACATCTTCAAATTATCCCCGCCTACTGGTTTCAATATAATCTCTATGCTCTGGCAAGAAATTCATGGAAATATTCCGTACGGGACCAGAGAGTCGTCAAGCAATTGAATCTGAAATTCGATTATCTGGCACCGGATACGGCAAATGAAATAGTCGAAGCCTTATCTTATCTGAAAAAGATTGTAACCGAAACTGATGCTTTTAAAGATTCAAAATTCACCGATGAAGAGGAATACCTGCTGGCAAACCCTCAGCTTACCATTGATGTCAATACGATTGAAAATAACAGGAGAAGCACTCAGATTCTGAAATGCGGAAAAGCCTATAAAATCTATAAGGAATTTCTTCTCTTTTATTTACTTCGCAACACTATAACATATTGCGAAACTTTCAATGTAAGCCTTTCTGCTCTATGGGAAGAATATCAAGATTCTGAAATTGACAAATGGAGTAGCCTCGGAGGTCAATTAATCAGGGAAAAAGATCTTGATGATTTGAAAACACGGATCAAAAACGGAGAATTGAAGACCTGGGATGATATTCATCAGAAATATAATGACTATTCTTCCCTATATGAAAAATCAAAGCTGCAACATGGTTTATCTCTCTTTAAAAGATACTTCAAAAGTTTAAATATGGAAGATTATATTGATAGTTTCATCCAAACCTGTCGCTATATCAGTGAAAAAACTTATGAATCGAGAGCAAAAGATTATACTAATCCGTTCAGATTGAGTACCTATGATAACAGGGAAGAAATGGAAGAAGTTGTGGGAAAACTGGAAGATAACAGCTTTATTATTCAGATAGAAGATGAAATGAATGAATTAATAAAACTGGCGGAGAAACATCTCCGCCGATCATGA
- a CDS encoding ParB/RepB/Spo0J family partition protein: MSKNKALGKGLDALLELNSEMIDINNYAEMDRVVVDDTDKIIFVSLDRIEANPNQPRKTFDEDSLVELAESIKQKGVIQPVLAEKNSEKEGYYIIVAGERRYRASRLAGIEQIPLIVRSFSEEDKLEIALIENIQRENLTPIEEARAYRHIMETLNLNQQDLADRVGKNRSTVANSLRLLKLPEDMQDSLNEGKLTSGHARSILSTVNPADQRILFNRIVDKGLTVREAETMAGDLNKGSRPTSKKEGIPKKKIPEIMHVEQKFIDVFGTKVQIKGNINKGKIEITYYSSDDLDRIFEIISND; this comes from the coding sequence GTGTCTAAAAACAAAGCTCTCGGGAAAGGGCTTGATGCTCTCCTTGAATTGAATTCAGAAATGATTGATATCAATAACTATGCGGAGATGGATAGGGTAGTTGTAGATGATACAGATAAAATCATATTTGTATCTCTGGATAGAATCGAAGCCAATCCAAATCAGCCGAGAAAAACTTTTGACGAAGATTCTCTTGTTGAACTTGCTGAATCGATCAAACAGAAAGGTGTTATTCAGCCTGTTTTAGCTGAAAAAAACTCTGAAAAAGAGGGTTATTATATTATTGTTGCCGGTGAAAGGCGTTATCGCGCTTCACGCCTGGCGGGAATTGAACAGATACCCTTAATCGTTAGATCCTTTTCTGAAGAAGATAAGCTTGAAATTGCCTTAATCGAAAATATACAGAGAGAAAACCTCACACCCATAGAAGAGGCCAGAGCTTATCGTCATATTATGGAAACCCTTAATCTCAACCAGCAGGATCTGGCTGATCGGGTCGGAAAAAATCGATCAACGGTGGCTAATAGCCTACGTCTTTTAAAATTACCTGAAGATATGCAGGATTCTCTTAACGAAGGTAAACTGACATCCGGGCACGCACGCTCAATCCTCTCTACTGTGAACCCTGCGGACCAGAGAATCCTTTTTAACCGAATCGTTGATAAGGGTTTAACTGTCCGTGAAGCGGAAACTATGGCGGGAGATCTGAATAAAGGATCACGGCCTACGAGTAAAAAAGAGGGAATACCCAAAAAGAAAATACCGGAAATCATGCATGTCGAGCAGAAATTTATCGATGTTTTCGGTACGAAAGTACAAATTAAAGGTAATATCAATAAGGGAAAAATCGAGATCACCTATTATTCTTCAGATGATCTCGACCGTATATTTGAAATTATCAGTAATGATTGA
- a CDS encoding ParA family protein: protein MGKTIVFANQKGGVGKTTTAVNVGSYIAAEGKKVLLVDFDPQGNLSSSVGCNNKQDGIYEVITDKRNIEDVIVKTDQEGLFIVTSNLNLSGATIELVDMEGREFILKKALESVKDNFDYILIDCPPSLGVLTLNGFVASDYVIVPLQCEFFALEGFITMLFQTVKRIQQTVNKKLKIAGIVFTMYDSRTRLSNEVIHKVKSTFASHPEILFQTIIPRNIRLTEAPSHGVPINLYDNSCVGAKSYYKLALEVIDRV from the coding sequence ATGGGAAAAACTATCGTATTTGCTAACCAGAAAGGTGGAGTCGGAAAGACTACGACAGCCGTAAATGTCGGTTCCTATATAGCAGCGGAAGGCAAAAAAGTCCTTCTGGTTGACTTTGACCCTCAAGGTAATCTGTCCAGTTCTGTCGGTTGTAATAATAAACAGGATGGAATTTACGAAGTCATTACAGATAAAAGAAATATCGAGGATGTCATTGTAAAAACGGACCAGGAAGGTCTTTTCATTGTAACTTCAAACCTTAATCTTTCAGGAGCGACGATTGAGCTAGTCGATATGGAAGGCCGGGAATTCATTCTCAAAAAGGCTCTTGAAAGCGTTAAGGATAATTTTGATTATATTCTGATTGATTGTCCACCTTCGCTGGGAGTTTTAACTCTCAATGGGTTTGTTGCTTCAGATTATGTAATCGTTCCCCTCCAGTGTGAGTTTTTCGCCCTTGAGGGTTTTATTACAATGTTATTTCAAACGGTTAAGAGAATTCAGCAGACGGTAAACAAGAAATTAAAAATAGCCGGTATTGTATTTACTATGTATGATTCCAGAACGAGATTGAGCAACGAAGTCATCCATAAGGTAAAATCCACATTTGCATCTCATCCGGAGATCCTCTTTCAGACAATCATTCCAAGGAATATACGATTGACCGAAGCGCCTTCGCATGGTGTTCCCATCAATCTGTACGATAACAGCTGTGTCGGAGCAAAAAGCTACTATAAACTCGCATTAGAGGTAATTGACCGTGTCTAA
- a CDS encoding NifU family protein: MKDRVEAALNDVRPSLQADGGDIELIEVQEDGTVMVKLVGACAGCPMSQMTLKQGVENYLKKVIPEVKSVESV; this comes from the coding sequence ATGAAAGATAGAGTCGAAGCTGCATTAAACGATGTTCGACCTTCCCTTCAGGCAGATGGAGGAGATATTGAGCTTATAGAAGTACAGGAAGACGGAACCGTTATGGTTAAGCTCGTCGGAGCCTGTGCAGGATGCCCTATGTCACAGATGACACTGAAGCAGGGTGTTGAAAACTATCTCAAAAAAGTTATACCCGAAGTAAAATCTGTAGAATCCGTTTAA
- the add gene encoding adenosine deaminase, which produces MKSSSRAQSVSLLDKSLLKTFPKVELHRHLEGMFSLKHLFELSRKNNLDTPEAFADFKKEVQFPKDSGPDFLLFLSKFKRYWYRSFDDIDYLVYHSVLNLKEEGLIYLELRFAPEHFAEYNDFDRIEVVKTVINAADRAAKEINLPINYLLTYNRMFQTAEQMIEQHKKIDKLEIPSIVGIDLAGDEVNYAPELYIPFFDYIKGLNKYKIDIHAGEITGPDQVWSAIEKLHADRIGHGISAIKDTKLLEYLKKNDIYLCQCITSNFQTGSWVDSPSHPLNDLYKMGYPVCINSDDPSVQDADLTDDYLKCVEYFDFSAEDFYKLNINAINASFISENEKRILISKFDKEYKVFLEKLK; this is translated from the coding sequence ATGAAAAGTAGCAGTCGGGCACAATCTGTTTCACTGCTGGATAAATCTTTACTGAAGACTTTTCCAAAAGTAGAACTACATCGTCATCTGGAAGGTATGTTTTCTCTAAAACATCTCTTCGAACTTTCCCGAAAGAACAATCTCGATACTCCGGAAGCTTTTGCAGATTTTAAAAAAGAGGTCCAGTTTCCCAAAGATTCCGGTCCGGACTTTCTCCTTTTTTTATCTAAATTTAAAAGATACTGGTATAGATCCTTCGATGATATCGATTATCTTGTCTATCATTCCGTCTTAAATCTCAAAGAAGAAGGTTTAATCTACCTCGAATTGAGATTTGCTCCGGAACATTTCGCTGAATATAATGATTTTGATAGAATAGAAGTTGTTAAAACAGTCATAAATGCTGCAGATAGAGCTGCTAAAGAAATAAATCTTCCCATCAATTATCTTCTGACCTATAACAGAATGTTTCAAACTGCTGAACAAATGATAGAGCAGCATAAAAAAATTGATAAGCTGGAAATCCCCAGTATCGTGGGAATAGACCTGGCAGGAGATGAAGTTAACTACGCTCCTGAGCTCTATATTCCTTTCTTTGACTATATAAAGGGATTAAATAAATACAAGATAGACATTCATGCCGGAGAAATAACCGGTCCCGATCAGGTTTGGAGTGCAATTGAAAAACTTCATGCTGACAGAATTGGTCATGGTATATCTGCAATAAAAGATACAAAACTGCTCGAATATCTTAAGAAAAATGATATTTATCTCTGCCAGTGTATAACGTCAAATTTCCAGACCGGCTCCTGGGTCGATTCACCATCCCATCCTCTCAATGATCTCTATAAAATGGGATATCCCGTATGTATCAATTCAGACGATCCTTCAGTACAGGATGCAGACTTGACGGATGATTACCTCAAATGCGTCGAATATTTTGATTTTAGTGCAGAGGATTTCTATAAACTAAATATAAATGCCATCAATGCTTCATTCATTTCTGAAAACGAAAAAAGGATACTAATATCAAAATTCGATAAAGAGTATAAGGTATTCCTGGAAAAGCTTAAATAA